From one Bacillus sp. FJAT-42376 genomic stretch:
- a CDS encoding sugar ABC transporter permease encodes MADLAYQPNQEPAELVYQSSHRKKAAALSIIPGLGQAYNKQYIKAAVFLVIAASFLFVSWDMLDIGIWGLMTLGTEVPRDHSIFLLVYGIIALFILAFGLGFYAINIRDAYKNGQKRDLNIPLSSIKDQYRNLVDNGFPYLIMSPGFMLLAFVVILPIIFIVLLSFTNYDLYHSPPAKLVDWVGFKNFVDIFRIDIWRQTFFSVFAWTIVWTFGATTLQVGLGIFLAILVNQKDLKGKAIIRTVFILPWAVPSFVSILIFAGLFNESFGAINIDILSMFGIDPIPWMTEPMYSRLALILIQCWLGFPFIFAMTTGVLQSIPDELYEAATVDGANTWQKFKGITLPLVLYSTAPIIITQYTFNFNNFNVIYLFNGGGPAVAEQNAGSTDILISWIYRLTMSSAQYSKAAAITLMLSTIVIIVAIWQFRRTKSFQEEDMM; translated from the coding sequence ATGGCAGATTTAGCTTACCAGCCAAACCAAGAACCAGCAGAGCTTGTTTACCAGTCCAGCCACAGAAAAAAGGCAGCAGCCCTTTCCATCATCCCTGGATTAGGTCAAGCGTATAACAAGCAATACATTAAAGCAGCTGTATTTCTAGTTATTGCAGCATCCTTCCTGTTTGTTTCATGGGATATGCTCGATATCGGAATATGGGGGCTCATGACTCTCGGAACCGAAGTGCCAAGAGATCATTCTATTTTCCTTTTAGTTTATGGAATAATTGCACTCTTCATTTTAGCGTTTGGATTGGGCTTCTACGCTATAAACATTCGCGATGCTTATAAAAATGGGCAAAAAAGAGATCTGAACATCCCTTTAAGCTCCATTAAAGACCAATACCGCAATCTTGTAGACAATGGATTCCCATATTTGATTATGTCTCCAGGGTTTATGCTTCTCGCTTTTGTGGTCATTTTGCCGATAATCTTTATCGTCCTGCTTTCCTTCACAAATTACGATTTATACCATTCTCCGCCAGCGAAGCTTGTGGATTGGGTAGGATTCAAGAACTTTGTGGATATTTTCAGAATTGATATTTGGCGCCAGACCTTCTTCTCAGTCTTTGCCTGGACGATTGTTTGGACGTTTGGAGCAACTACCCTGCAAGTAGGCCTTGGAATTTTCCTTGCGATCCTTGTGAACCAAAAAGATCTGAAGGGAAAAGCCATTATCCGTACGGTGTTCATTTTGCCTTGGGCTGTTCCATCATTCGTGTCCATTCTGATTTTTGCAGGATTGTTCAATGAGTCATTTGGAGCAATCAACATTGACATCCTTTCAATGTTTGGAATCGATCCCATTCCTTGGATGACAGAACCGATGTATTCGAGACTCGCGCTCATCCTTATCCAATGCTGGCTTGGTTTCCCATTCATTTTTGCCATGACGACTGGTGTTCTTCAATCCATTCCGGATGAATTGTATGAAGCTGCAACAGTAGACGGGGCGAACACTTGGCAGAAGTTCAAAGGCATTACGCTTCCGCTTGTCCTGTACTCTACGGCACCGATTATCATCACTCAATATACATTTAACTTTAACAACTTCAACGTGATCTACCTGTTCAATGGCGGCGGACCGGCTGTAGCTGAGCAAAATGCAGGTTCTACCGATATCCTGATCTCCTGGATTTACCGGCTTACCATGTCATCCGCACAATATTCAAAAGCGGCTGCCATTACCTTGATGCTTTCCACCATCGTCATCATCGTGGCCATCTGGCAGTTTAGAAGAACGAAATCATTCCAAGAGGAGGATATGATGTAA
- a CDS encoding alpha-amylase family glycosyl hydrolase translates to MKTKWIMACLAFLMILPLGPAAAAEEKDASGWQDERIYFLMVDRFANGDPMNDFDADREDPAAYHGGDFKGITKKLDYIKDMGFTAIWLTPVFDNEGQGYHGYWISDFRNTDEHFGTMEEFKTLVKEAHKRNIKVLLDFVVNHTGKTHKWLNDPGKKDWFHEQKEITNWENQDELENNWLYGLPDLNQENPDTRKYLLDTAKWWIRETDIDGYRLDTVRHVPKDFWRDFSKEVKSVKKDFFLLGEVWSDDPAYLAEYEKTGIDSFVDYPFYEEASEIFSKSGQSAGPLIDVWKRNEHYYQSPYLLGTFLDNHDNIRFTRKALINQEPPGIRWKLGLTYLFTAPGIPIVYYGSEIALDGAEDPDNRRMMDFRADEELISYITKLNNIRGHEKALVYGDMEKLYDQKGMTVFKRTYKGETAVIAINNSDQTAKVKIPSDQLAKAKELNGYINGEMVKEKGGKYELILNRETAEVFKMEDPTGPHYGIIAATVSVPILFIGFLYAAGRRRRRPVQ, encoded by the coding sequence ATGAAAACAAAGTGGATAATGGCTTGCCTGGCTTTCCTGATGATTTTGCCGCTCGGGCCGGCAGCGGCAGCAGAAGAAAAAGATGCGTCAGGATGGCAGGATGAACGAATTTATTTTCTTATGGTGGACCGGTTTGCAAACGGAGACCCGATGAACGATTTTGATGCGGACCGTGAAGATCCCGCTGCGTACCATGGCGGGGATTTTAAAGGGATTACGAAAAAGCTGGATTATATCAAGGATATGGGGTTTACCGCTATATGGCTGACCCCGGTTTTTGATAATGAAGGACAGGGCTACCACGGCTACTGGATTTCAGATTTCAGAAACACGGACGAGCATTTCGGCACGATGGAGGAGTTTAAAACACTCGTTAAGGAAGCCCATAAGAGGAACATAAAAGTTCTCTTGGATTTTGTGGTGAATCATACGGGTAAAACCCACAAATGGCTGAACGATCCCGGGAAAAAAGACTGGTTTCACGAACAAAAAGAAATTACGAACTGGGAGAACCAGGACGAACTCGAGAACAATTGGCTTTACGGTCTGCCGGATTTGAATCAGGAGAATCCGGATACAAGGAAATATCTTCTGGATACAGCGAAATGGTGGATCCGCGAAACCGATATCGATGGATACAGACTGGATACCGTCCGCCATGTGCCAAAGGATTTCTGGCGAGACTTTTCCAAAGAAGTCAAGTCGGTAAAGAAAGACTTTTTCCTGCTTGGCGAGGTTTGGTCGGATGACCCGGCATACCTGGCTGAATATGAGAAAACTGGTATTGATTCTTTTGTTGATTATCCATTTTACGAAGAAGCTTCTGAAATTTTTTCTAAATCCGGACAATCTGCCGGTCCGCTCATTGATGTATGGAAACGCAATGAGCATTATTATCAATCACCGTACTTGCTCGGAACATTTTTAGATAATCATGATAATATCCGTTTTACAAGGAAAGCGCTCATTAACCAGGAGCCCCCCGGAATCAGGTGGAAGCTGGGATTAACCTACCTTTTTACCGCACCCGGCATTCCGATCGTTTATTACGGCAGTGAAATTGCCCTGGATGGCGCAGAAGACCCGGATAACAGAAGAATGATGGATTTCCGTGCAGATGAAGAACTGATTTCATATATTACGAAGCTTAATAACATCCGCGGTCATGAAAAAGCGCTGGTTTATGGGGATATGGAAAAACTGTACGATCAAAAAGGGATGACGGTCTTTAAACGCACGTATAAGGGAGAAACGGCTGTCATTGCCATTAACAATTCCGATCAGACAGCAAAAGTGAAGATTCCTTCTGATCAGCTTGCGAAAGCAAAAGAACTGAATGGCTATATCAACGGAGAAATGGTAAAGGAAAAAGGCGGGAAGTACGAGCTTATTCTGAACAGGGAAACGGCTGAGGTTTTCAAGATGGAGGATCCGACAGGTCCCCACTATGGCATCATTGCCGCTACGGTTTCCGTTCCGATCCTGTTTATTGGATTTTTATATGCAGCCGGCAGAAGAAGAAGAAGGCCGGTCCAGTAA
- a CDS encoding alpha/beta hydrolase-fold protein, whose amino-acid sequence MLKTFEIVLTPFNRKRKVRMYLPDDYETSGKRYPVLYMHDGQNLFRDEDAGYGVSWGVADVLSDMGLDIIVAGIDCNEERFGRFDEYGPWVSKGLGQQLFQIDEELGGEGKDYIQFFAEEFKPMIDASYRTLPEQTAMMGSSMGGHITTYAICKYPHIFKRAASLSSAYWFNQKEIEERIRTSNLTAIEKFYMDVGTEEETSIIDAKQYIDASEPVYKIMKDKVQNCRFDIIEGGIHHESAWRERLPGILNYLYS is encoded by the coding sequence ATGCTCAAAACGTTTGAAATCGTGCTGACTCCATTTAATCGTAAACGGAAGGTGCGCATGTATTTGCCGGATGACTATGAAACGTCCGGCAAACGCTACCCTGTGCTCTATATGCATGACGGCCAAAACCTTTTCCGCGATGAAGATGCCGGGTACGGAGTATCGTGGGGAGTCGCCGATGTGCTTTCTGACATGGGGCTCGATATCATTGTGGCCGGGATTGACTGCAATGAAGAACGCTTTGGACGGTTCGATGAATATGGGCCGTGGGTGAGCAAAGGACTCGGACAGCAGCTCTTTCAAATCGATGAAGAACTGGGCGGGGAAGGCAAAGATTATATTCAGTTTTTTGCGGAAGAATTTAAGCCGATGATTGATGCAAGCTACCGTACCCTTCCTGAACAAACGGCGATGATGGGAAGCTCAATGGGCGGACACATTACGACTTATGCCATTTGTAAATACCCGCATATTTTTAAAAGAGCGGCTTCTCTCTCCTCTGCTTACTGGTTCAATCAGAAAGAAATTGAAGAACGAATCCGGACTAGTAACCTGACCGCCATTGAAAAGTTCTATATGGATGTCGGGACGGAGGAAGAAACGTCTATCATTGATGCAAAGCAATACATCGATGCAAGCGAGCCGGTCTATAAGATTATGAAGGACAAAGTACAAAACTGCCGGTTTGACATCATAGAAGGCGGCATTCATCATGAATCTGCGTGGCGGGAAAGACTGCCCGGGATTTTGAACTATTTATATTCCTGA
- a CDS encoding amino acid permease, whose product MAYQQQDLKKELKDRHILMIALGGVIGTGLFLSTGYTIGEAGPGGAILAYLIGGFVMYLTMLCLGELAVALPHVGSYQTYATKFISPGTGYVVGWMSWLNWSVTVGLELLTVSILMKRWFPDVSPWVWCIVFAIVLFSINALSTKSFAEVEFWFAGIKVITVLAFILLGGAAMFGLLHMGGGEPAPFFSHYTGEGGLFPNGITAILVTMIGVNFSFQGTELVGIAAGESKNPEKTIPKAIHNTAWRILIFFILSVFVLAGLFPWKEAGLMESPFVTVFDQIGIPYAADIMNFVIITAVLSVANSGLYATSRMLWSMSREGMIHERFGRLNKRGVPINALIASMVVGCLCLLCGFFAEDTVYLWLLSIAGFGAVFVWASIALSNYLGRKSFVKNGGNISDLKFRTPFYPVVPLVALTANVLVMISLAFIPDQRMALYCGIPFLIGCALYYRFYAKRKMETKGIGEKHSM is encoded by the coding sequence ATGGCTTATCAGCAGCAGGATTTGAAGAAGGAGCTTAAAGACAGACATATTTTAATGATTGCATTAGGAGGAGTGATTGGAACCGGTTTGTTTCTGAGCACCGGCTATACAATCGGTGAAGCAGGGCCGGGAGGAGCGATCCTTGCTTACCTGATTGGGGGCTTTGTCATGTATTTGACGATGCTTTGTCTCGGAGAGCTTGCGGTGGCCCTTCCGCACGTTGGTTCCTATCAGACTTATGCAACAAAATTTATTTCCCCGGGCACAGGGTACGTGGTGGGGTGGATGTCATGGCTGAATTGGTCCGTTACGGTGGGGCTTGAACTGCTGACGGTCAGCATCTTGATGAAGCGCTGGTTTCCTGACGTCTCGCCATGGGTTTGGTGTATTGTATTTGCCATTGTATTATTCAGCATTAACGCATTGTCTACAAAAAGTTTTGCAGAAGTAGAATTTTGGTTTGCAGGCATTAAAGTGATCACCGTCCTCGCTTTTATTCTCTTAGGGGGAGCGGCTATGTTTGGGCTGCTTCATATGGGAGGGGGAGAGCCTGCGCCATTTTTCAGCCATTACACCGGTGAGGGCGGATTGTTTCCAAACGGGATTACCGCGATTTTAGTCACAATGATTGGCGTGAACTTTTCCTTCCAGGGAACGGAGCTAGTCGGAATCGCAGCGGGAGAAAGCAAAAATCCGGAAAAGACGATTCCAAAAGCAATTCATAACACAGCCTGGCGAATTCTGATTTTCTTTATTCTTTCGGTATTTGTCCTGGCAGGACTGTTTCCATGGAAAGAAGCAGGGCTGATGGAGAGCCCGTTCGTCACCGTATTTGATCAAATCGGAATTCCATATGCAGCCGATATCATGAACTTCGTCATCATAACCGCTGTCCTTTCCGTCGCAAACTCCGGCCTTTATGCGACATCCCGTATGCTCTGGTCGATGTCCAGAGAAGGGATGATTCATGAACGATTCGGCAGGCTGAATAAAAGAGGGGTTCCAATCAACGCCTTAATTGCAAGCATGGTGGTAGGTTGTCTCTGCCTGCTGTGCGGTTTTTTTGCAGAAGACACCGTATACTTATGGCTGCTTTCCATCGCAGGCTTCGGTGCCGTATTTGTTTGGGCATCCATTGCTCTTTCGAATTATTTGGGCAGGAAATCTTTTGTGAAGAATGGCGGAAACATCAGCGATTTAAAATTTAGAACCCCTTTTTATCCGGTCGTTCCTTTAGTTGCGCTAACAGCAAATGTCCTTGTGATGATCAGCCTCGCCTTTATCCCGGATCAGCGCATGGCGCTGTATTGCGGCATTCCCTTCCTGATTGGCTGTGCGCTTTATTATCGTTTCTATGCAAAGAGGAAGATGGAGACGAAAGGGATTGGAGAAAAACATTCGATGTAA
- a CDS encoding extracellular solute-binding protein: MKKVMSLFMMVILLIGVLAACGPDAKKGTSTTEGGKSESGEAAKPEKLIVWEDKDKSKWLEKAAADFEKENGIKIEFKEVEMATKMRDQLRLDGPAGTGPDVVTLPHDQIGQVATEGLIAPLTVDKAVTDAFTESSITSQTYDGKLYGLPKSTETPVLIYNKKLATEVPATMEDLQAKAKELTAGGKYGFLALFDNFYFANAVIGGMGGYVFGDEGGKPNPKDLGLNNEGAVKGAEFIQSFYKEGLFPKGIIGENGGSALDGLFNEGKAAYVMNGPWAFQSYKDAGIDIGVAPLPKFANGEPMKTFVGVKGWHVSAFSKNQEWATKFIEYVTSEDVAKARYEQTFEIPPVKALAEDPVIADNPEAKAVADQSAVGIPMPNIPEMGEVWKPMADNLQTLVTGKTEPKASLDAATKAIEQNIKANHSK, encoded by the coding sequence ATGAAGAAAGTCATGTCCTTATTCATGATGGTAATTCTTCTTATCGGCGTATTGGCTGCTTGCGGACCAGACGCGAAAAAGGGAACATCAACAACTGAAGGCGGTAAATCCGAATCCGGAGAAGCAGCAAAACCGGAAAAACTAATTGTTTGGGAAGATAAAGATAAATCCAAATGGCTAGAAAAAGCAGCTGCTGATTTCGAAAAAGAAAACGGTATCAAAATTGAATTTAAAGAAGTTGAAATGGCAACAAAAATGCGTGATCAGCTTCGTCTTGACGGACCGGCTGGAACAGGTCCCGACGTTGTAACACTTCCACATGACCAAATTGGCCAGGTAGCAACAGAAGGGCTGATTGCACCTCTTACTGTTGACAAAGCAGTAACAGATGCGTTCACAGAGTCTTCTATTACATCTCAAACATATGACGGCAAACTTTACGGACTTCCAAAGTCTACTGAAACGCCTGTCCTAATCTATAACAAAAAGCTTGCAACTGAAGTTCCTGCAACAATGGAAGACCTTCAGGCAAAAGCAAAAGAACTGACTGCTGGCGGCAAATACGGTTTCCTTGCTCTATTCGATAACTTCTACTTTGCAAACGCTGTTATCGGCGGAATGGGCGGCTATGTATTCGGAGATGAAGGCGGCAAGCCAAATCCAAAGGATCTTGGTCTTAACAATGAAGGCGCTGTAAAAGGTGCAGAATTCATTCAATCGTTCTACAAAGAAGGTCTTTTCCCGAAAGGAATCATCGGTGAAAACGGCGGATCCGCTCTTGACGGACTTTTCAATGAAGGCAAAGCAGCTTACGTAATGAACGGACCATGGGCATTCCAATCTTATAAAGATGCTGGAATTGACATCGGTGTAGCACCGCTTCCTAAATTCGCAAACGGCGAGCCTATGAAAACATTCGTCGGTGTTAAAGGATGGCATGTAAGTGCATTCTCTAAAAACCAGGAATGGGCAACAAAATTCATTGAGTACGTAACAAGCGAAGACGTAGCAAAAGCACGCTATGAGCAAACATTCGAAATTCCACCGGTAAAAGCTCTTGCTGAAGATCCGGTTATCGCTGACAATCCTGAAGCTAAAGCAGTAGCAGATCAATCTGCTGTAGGTATCCCAATGCCAAACATCCCTGAAATGGGTGAAGTATGGAAGCCAATGGCTGACAACCTTCAAACGCTTGTAACAGGCAAAACAGAGCCTAAAGCTTCTCTTGATGCAGCAACAAAAGCAATTGAGCAGAACATCAAAGCGAACCACTCTAAATAA
- a CDS encoding glycoside hydrolase family 13 protein: protein MLKEAIYHRPKNEFAYIYDENTLHIRLRTKKGDAESVRLIHGDPYDWEDGKWLASLTVMEKSGSDSLFDYYFIAVKPPFRRMRYGFEMKSGGETLIYAEKGFFTQAPYEDIANFFCFPFLHAEDRFKAPEWVKDTVWYQIFPERFANGNPELDPEGALPWGSADPTPKNFFGGDFEGVIDHLDYLKDLGISGLYFTPIFKAFSNHKYDTIDYMEIDPQFGDKETFRRLVREAHSKGIRVMLDAVFNHSGYFFEPFQDVLQKGEASIYKDWFHIYEFPVDTKKPGYDTFAYETTMPKLNTQNPDVKKYLLDVGQYWIKEFDIDGWRLDVANEVDHAFWRDFRKAVKEVKEDVYILGEIWHDSMPWLQGDQFDAVMNYPFTNGALNFYAKDKIRAEEFASVIVNGLHAYPKNVNEAAFNLLGSHDTDRILTLAGESKERVKQLFAFQLSFGGSPCIYYGDEIGMAGGNDPGCRACMIWDEVEQDRELHAFVKKLLELRRTHPLLANEGEFKVLHADSGNNTLVYAKENGHQVLVAVVNQSEKKQEISLPAELAGKTAQDLLKGQNLSSVKITAEPLSTQFFLYDKENEDHAQNV from the coding sequence ATGCTAAAAGAAGCTATCTACCACCGGCCCAAAAATGAATTCGCCTATATTTATGATGAAAATACGCTGCACATCCGCCTCCGGACGAAAAAAGGAGACGCCGAATCCGTTCGGCTGATTCACGGAGATCCTTACGACTGGGAAGACGGAAAGTGGCTTGCTTCATTAACTGTGATGGAAAAATCAGGATCCGATTCTCTATTTGACTATTATTTTATTGCGGTGAAGCCTCCCTTCCGCCGCATGCGGTACGGGTTCGAGATGAAGTCAGGCGGCGAAACTCTGATTTATGCAGAAAAAGGCTTTTTCACTCAAGCTCCTTATGAAGACATCGCCAATTTCTTCTGCTTTCCATTCCTGCACGCGGAAGACAGATTTAAGGCTCCTGAATGGGTAAAAGATACGGTTTGGTATCAAATATTTCCTGAACGGTTTGCTAATGGCAATCCGGAACTTGACCCTGAAGGAGCATTGCCGTGGGGCAGCGCCGATCCGACACCAAAGAATTTCTTTGGGGGAGATTTTGAAGGAGTCATTGATCATCTTGATTATTTAAAGGATCTCGGCATCAGCGGATTGTACTTTACCCCTATCTTTAAAGCATTTTCAAACCACAAATATGACACGATTGATTACATGGAAATTGACCCTCAGTTCGGCGACAAGGAAACGTTCCGCCGTCTCGTCCGTGAAGCCCACTCGAAAGGAATCCGGGTCATGCTGGACGCAGTATTTAATCACAGTGGCTACTTCTTTGAACCGTTCCAGGACGTTCTTCAAAAAGGAGAAGCTTCTATTTATAAAGACTGGTTCCATATCTATGAATTTCCGGTGGATACGAAAAAACCCGGCTACGATACTTTTGCCTATGAAACGACGATGCCAAAGCTGAATACCCAGAACCCGGACGTTAAAAAGTACCTATTGGATGTTGGCCAATACTGGATCAAAGAGTTTGATATCGACGGATGGCGCCTGGACGTAGCAAATGAAGTGGACCATGCCTTCTGGAGAGACTTCCGGAAAGCGGTGAAGGAAGTAAAAGAGGATGTCTATATATTGGGAGAAATCTGGCATGACAGTATGCCTTGGCTGCAGGGAGATCAATTCGATGCGGTCATGAATTATCCGTTCACAAACGGGGCTCTTAACTTTTATGCCAAAGATAAAATCAGAGCGGAAGAATTCGCCTCCGTCATCGTAAACGGTCTTCATGCCTATCCGAAAAATGTGAACGAAGCGGCATTCAACCTTCTGGGCAGCCATGATACAGACCGGATCCTGACATTAGCGGGCGAAAGCAAGGAACGAGTGAAGCAGCTGTTTGCTTTTCAGCTGAGCTTCGGCGGTTCTCCATGCATTTATTACGGGGATGAAATCGGAATGGCCGGAGGAAACGATCCAGGCTGCCGCGCCTGCATGATTTGGGATGAAGTTGAACAGGACAGAGAACTGCATGCCTTCGTAAAAAAATTGCTCGAGCTTCGCCGGACTCATCCTCTGTTGGCGAACGAAGGCGAATTTAAAGTGCTGCATGCAGACAGCGGGAACAATACACTGGTTTATGCAAAGGAAAACGGGCATCAGGTTCTTGTGGCGGTGGTCAATCAATCGGAAAAGAAACAAGAGATTTCCCTTCCTGCGGAATTAGCCGGAAAAACCGCACAAGATCTTCTAAAGGGACAAAACCTCTCATCCGTTAAGATAACCGCAGAACCATTGAGCACTCAGTTTTTCCTATATGATAAGGAGAATGAAGATCATGCTCAAAACGTTTGA
- a CDS encoding sugar ABC transporter permease: protein MSGKQQKLVRLTLSYLVILIMFAIILYPVAWVVGSSFNPGNSLSGSTIIPKNPSLKHYQALFDTSQSNYLFWYWNSLKISVLTMLLTLIMVSLTAYSFSRYRFVGRKNGLMTFLILQMIPNFAALIAIYVLALVTGLLDSHFGLILVYVGGQIPMNTYLMKGYLDTIPKELDESARMDGAGHLRIFFQIVMPLAKPIIAVVGLFSFIAPLTDFIIASVLLRSEKNFTLAVGLYDMVAKQFGAEFTKFAAGSVLIAVPIAILFLSLQRYFVSGLTAGGTKG from the coding sequence ATGAGCGGAAAACAGCAGAAATTAGTCAGACTAACCTTATCCTACCTCGTCATCCTGATCATGTTTGCAATCATTCTGTATCCTGTCGCCTGGGTCGTTGGATCATCTTTCAACCCTGGCAACAGTTTATCGGGATCCACCATCATCCCGAAGAATCCTTCTCTGAAGCACTATCAGGCTTTGTTTGATACATCACAGAGCAATTACTTGTTCTGGTACTGGAACTCGCTGAAAATCAGTGTGCTGACCATGCTTTTAACCCTGATCATGGTTTCATTGACAGCCTATTCGTTTTCCCGCTACCGCTTTGTCGGCCGGAAAAACGGGCTGATGACGTTCCTGATTCTTCAAATGATCCCGAACTTCGCGGCCCTGATTGCCATTTATGTGTTGGCTCTTGTTACCGGGCTTCTTGATTCACACTTCGGACTGATCCTTGTTTATGTAGGGGGACAAATTCCGATGAATACGTATTTAATGAAGGGATATCTCGATACCATCCCGAAAGAATTAGATGAGTCAGCAAGAATGGATGGAGCGGGCCACTTGAGAATCTTCTTCCAGATTGTCATGCCGCTTGCCAAGCCAATCATCGCAGTTGTCGGGCTTTTCTCTTTCATTGCCCCGCTGACAGACTTTATTATTGCGAGCGTTCTGCTCCGTTCAGAGAAAAACTTTACATTGGCTGTCGGTCTTTATGATATGGTTGCGAAGCAATTTGGAGCAGAGTTTACGAAGTTTGCGGCAGGTTCAGTTCTGATCGCTGTCCCAATCGCTATTCTGTTCTTATCCCTGCAGCGATATTTCGTTTCAGGACTTACAGCTGGAGGAACAAAAGGATAA